One stretch of Jiangella gansuensis DSM 44835 DNA includes these proteins:
- a CDS encoding tyrosine recombinase XerC: MDAVEELPEPLAVAVAEFARHLESERDRSEHTVRAYLGDVSGLLTHLARHGRTEVRQLDLAVLRSWLASLSTRGRSRATLARRASAARTFTAWAHRTGRLDQDVGAALASPKARRALPDVLREGEAATLLDAAADDAGAGEPVDLRDHALLELLYASGIRVGELVGLDVDDLDAGRRVVRVLGKGRKERTVPYGAPAADALDRWLRVGRPQLVKPAAGPALFVGVRGGRLDQRAARSVVHKRLRAVPGAPDVGPHGLRHTAATHLLEGGADLRSVQELLGHASLGTTQIYTHVSVDRLRKAYKQAHPRA; encoded by the coding sequence ATGGACGCGGTGGAGGAGCTGCCCGAGCCGCTCGCGGTGGCCGTGGCGGAATTCGCCCGGCACCTCGAGTCCGAGCGGGACCGGTCCGAACACACCGTGCGCGCCTACCTGGGCGACGTCAGCGGCCTGCTCACACACCTGGCGCGCCACGGCCGCACGGAGGTTCGTCAGCTCGACCTCGCCGTGTTGCGCAGCTGGCTGGCCAGTCTGAGCACCCGCGGCCGTTCCCGCGCGACGCTGGCCCGGCGCGCCTCGGCGGCCCGTACCTTCACCGCATGGGCACACCGGACCGGCCGGCTGGATCAGGACGTCGGCGCGGCACTGGCCTCGCCCAAGGCTCGCCGGGCGCTGCCGGATGTACTGCGCGAGGGGGAGGCCGCGACCCTTCTGGACGCGGCGGCGGACGACGCCGGGGCCGGTGAGCCGGTGGACCTGCGCGATCACGCGCTGTTGGAGTTGCTGTACGCCAGCGGGATCCGGGTCGGTGAGCTGGTCGGGCTCGATGTCGACGATCTCGACGCCGGACGTCGCGTCGTACGCGTCCTGGGCAAGGGCCGCAAGGAACGCACCGTCCCGTACGGCGCACCCGCGGCCGACGCCCTGGACCGGTGGCTGCGCGTCGGGCGGCCACAGCTGGTGAAGCCCGCCGCCGGGCCGGCGCTGTTCGTCGGCGTCCGCGGTGGCCGGCTCGATCAGCGCGCCGCTCGCAGCGTGGTGCACAAGCGCCTGCGAGCGGTACCGGGTGCGCCCGACGTCGGGCCGCACGGCCTGCGGCACACCGCCGCCACTCATCTCCTCGAGGGCGGGGCGGACCTGCGCAGCGTCCAGGAGCTGCTGGGGCACGCCTCGCTGGGTACGACGCAGATCTACACGCACGTGTCGGTCGACCGTCTGCGGAAGGCCTACAAGCAGGCGCACCCACGCGCCTGA
- a CDS encoding dodecin family protein has product MGSVARITNISARSETSFDDAVRVGIDRANQTLRNVSGAWIKDQKIEVRDGAIVAYQVAMEVTFVLED; this is encoded by the coding sequence ATGGGTTCGGTGGCACGCATCACCAACATCAGCGCACGGTCGGAAACGAGCTTCGACGACGCGGTTCGGGTGGGAATCGACCGCGCCAACCAGACGCTGCGCAACGTCTCCGGTGCCTGGATCAAGGACCAGAAGATCGAGGTCCGGGACGGTGCGATCGTCGCCTACCAGGTCGCCATGGAGGTGACCTTCGTCCTCGAGGACTAG
- the dprA gene encoding DNA-processing protein DprA yields the protein MSAEREARAALSAVVEPGDERVAERLEKAGAEAAWHAVRGGDDGVDPTGLLRRRSEHADGAEILERAEGLGVRYLCPGEPGWPEPLLATAATMAFGTDRVPPPFGLYLRGEADLAASVRSAVAVVGARSATRYGERVGSDLAADLALAGWTVVSGAAYGIDAVAHRGALALGGITIAVLASGVDVPYPRAHADLLDRIAANGLVVSEVPPGSRPMRSWFIARNRIIAALTAGTVVVEAAARSGALNTARWADKLSREVLAVPGPVTSSQSAGCHTLIRDRGARLVADATDVLDAVGRLGGDAAPLRQSETRPIDLLRPVQRLVRERMVADGPSSVEMLTQATGLDAVSLRRVLRELTIAGWVSEVPGGWRLGSPGP from the coding sequence ATGAGCGCGGAGCGGGAGGCGCGAGCGGCGTTGTCGGCCGTGGTGGAACCCGGTGACGAGCGGGTCGCCGAACGGCTCGAGAAGGCCGGTGCGGAAGCGGCCTGGCACGCCGTCAGGGGCGGTGACGACGGCGTCGACCCCACCGGGCTGTTGCGGCGGCGGTCCGAGCACGCCGACGGCGCCGAGATCCTCGAGCGGGCCGAGGGCCTCGGGGTCCGCTACCTCTGCCCGGGCGAGCCCGGCTGGCCGGAGCCCCTGCTGGCGACGGCGGCCACCATGGCGTTCGGCACCGATCGCGTACCGCCACCGTTCGGCCTGTACCTGCGCGGGGAAGCCGACCTGGCCGCGTCGGTGCGCAGCGCGGTCGCCGTGGTCGGCGCCCGCAGCGCCACCCGGTACGGCGAACGGGTCGGGTCGGATCTGGCCGCCGATCTCGCTCTCGCCGGGTGGACGGTGGTGTCCGGCGCGGCGTACGGCATCGACGCGGTCGCACACCGGGGCGCACTGGCCCTGGGCGGCATCACGATCGCGGTTCTGGCCAGCGGCGTCGACGTTCCCTATCCACGTGCGCACGCCGACCTCCTGGATCGGATCGCCGCGAACGGCCTAGTCGTGAGCGAGGTGCCGCCGGGCAGCCGGCCGATGCGCTCGTGGTTCATCGCCCGCAACCGCATCATCGCGGCGCTGACGGCGGGCACGGTGGTCGTCGAGGCTGCCGCCAGGTCCGGAGCGCTGAACACGGCCCGGTGGGCGGACAAGCTGAGCCGCGAGGTGCTGGCCGTGCCGGGGCCGGTCACGTCGTCGCAGTCGGCCGGCTGCCACACGCTGATCCGCGACCGCGGTGCCCGGCTGGTCGCCGACGCCACCGACGTGCTGGACGCGGTCGGCCGGCTCGGTGGGGACGCGGCGCCGCTCCGGCAGAGCGAGACCCGGCCGATCGATCTGCTGCGGCCGGTGCAGCGGCTGGTTCGGGAACGGATGGTGGCCGACGGTCCGTCCAGCGTGGAGATGCTCACACAGGCGACCGGCCTCGACGCCGTCTCGCTCCGGCGAGTGCTGCGGGAGCTGACCATCGCCGGTTGGGTCAGCGAAGTGCCGGGAGGATGGCGGCTCGGTTCCCCCGGCCCATGA
- a CDS encoding ABC transporter permease: MRARETLSLLFRSPMAVAAGVVLLVLIVTALLGDVLAPHDARATDVSARLQSPNAEHWFGTDELGRDVFSRVLLGAEVSLRVGAVAVGISLLAGVLIGLTAGYYGRWVDDVLMRLSDVLFAFPAMLMAIAVLAILGPGSTNAMIAIGIVYIPIFARITRASVLSVREEVYVRAARSAGAGDLRIIGRHVLPNVTAPIIVQTSISLAFAILSEAALSFVGLGTQPPDPSWGRMLSEGRGFIEQAWWMAVFPGLAIFLTVLAFNVLGDALRDVLDPRQRSAMSGTGVTP, encoded by the coding sequence ATGAGGGCCCGCGAGACGCTGTCGCTGCTGTTCCGCAGCCCGATGGCGGTGGCGGCCGGCGTGGTCCTGCTGGTGCTGATCGTCACCGCCCTGCTCGGCGACGTCCTGGCTCCGCACGACGCCCGCGCCACCGACGTGTCCGCCCGGCTGCAGAGCCCGAACGCCGAGCACTGGTTCGGCACCGACGAGCTGGGACGCGACGTGTTCTCACGTGTGCTGCTCGGCGCGGAGGTGTCGCTGCGCGTCGGCGCCGTCGCCGTCGGCATCTCGCTGCTGGCCGGTGTGCTCATCGGCCTGACCGCCGGGTACTACGGCCGCTGGGTCGACGACGTGTTGATGCGGCTGTCGGACGTGCTGTTCGCGTTCCCGGCGATGCTCATGGCCATCGCGGTGCTGGCGATCCTCGGTCCCGGCTCAACCAACGCGATGATCGCGATCGGCATCGTCTACATCCCGATCTTCGCCCGCATCACCAGGGCCAGTGTGCTCAGTGTCCGTGAGGAGGTGTACGTGCGCGCGGCCCGTTCCGCCGGCGCCGGCGACCTTCGCATCATCGGCCGGCACGTGCTGCCGAACGTGACCGCGCCGATCATCGTCCAGACGTCCATCAGCCTCGCCTTCGCGATCCTGTCCGAGGCCGCGCTGAGCTTCGTCGGTCTCGGCACCCAGCCACCGGACCCCTCGTGGGGCCGGATGCTCTCCGAGGGACGCGGCTTCATCGAACAAGCCTGGTGGATGGCCGTCTTCCCGGGGTTGGCGATTTTCCTGACGGTGCTGGCGTTCAACGTCCTCGGCGACGCCCTGCGCGACGTGCTCGACCCGCGGCAGCGATCGGCCATGAGCGGAACGGGGGTGACGCCGTGA
- a CDS encoding ABC transporter substrate-binding protein, translating to MTRGRRRMAARAGAAALGVALLVGACGGGDEVDVDNPEGDGATDDPGTGGAEAPEGTLVAAISAQPDQFDPHRTQAYASFQVLENVYDTLVVPDAEGEFQPSLATEWTTSEDGLTWTFTLREGVTFHDGSPFDSADVVYSYRRIIDEQLANAYRFASVADIQAPDAQTVVITLSTPTPALLDNIGGFKGMSIIPEGVAETTDLATAAVGTGPFTLEETGAGGVTLARYDGYWGDPATVDGVEFRFVSEPAAALTALRSGDIHWTDNVPPQEIEGLEDDEDVELGVTPSVDYWYLAMNQTRPPFDNRDFRRGVAYGIDRDEVTEAAWFGAATTNQTAIPEQSVWYHEYAPFEHDPDQAGELIEANAAASPQPMGLMVTDEYPETIQAAQVIQAQLAEVGVEIGIEQEAFATWLDRQAAGDYDAFLLGWLGNLDPFGFYHAQHVCEGTSNFQGYCNPEVDELLNQAAAETDQDARKALYDQAAELIVDDVSYLYLYNPDVVQAWAPDLEGYEIRPDKAINFETVRLPE from the coding sequence ATGACGCGAGGACGACGGCGAATGGCGGCCCGGGCCGGTGCGGCCGCTCTCGGTGTGGCGCTGCTGGTCGGTGCGTGTGGCGGCGGCGACGAGGTGGATGTCGACAACCCGGAGGGTGACGGCGCCACCGACGATCCCGGTACCGGCGGCGCAGAGGCCCCTGAAGGCACGCTCGTCGCGGCCATCTCCGCCCAGCCCGACCAGTTCGACCCGCACCGGACGCAGGCGTACGCCAGTTTCCAGGTGCTCGAGAACGTCTACGACACCCTCGTGGTGCCCGACGCCGAGGGCGAGTTCCAGCCCAGCCTGGCCACGGAGTGGACCACGAGCGAGGACGGTCTGACCTGGACCTTCACCCTCCGCGAGGGCGTCACCTTCCACGACGGCAGCCCCTTCGACTCCGCCGACGTCGTCTACTCGTACCGGCGCATCATCGACGAGCAGCTGGCCAACGCCTACCGGTTCGCCAGCGTGGCGGACATCCAGGCACCGGATGCGCAGACCGTCGTCATCACGCTCAGCACCCCGACGCCGGCCCTGCTGGACAACATCGGCGGCTTCAAGGGCATGTCGATCATTCCCGAGGGCGTGGCCGAGACCACCGATCTCGCCACCGCGGCCGTCGGCACCGGGCCGTTCACGCTCGAGGAGACCGGGGCCGGCGGCGTCACGCTTGCCCGTTACGACGGCTACTGGGGTGACCCTGCCACCGTCGACGGCGTCGAATTCCGCTTCGTGAGCGAGCCTGCGGCAGCCCTGACGGCGCTACGCTCCGGCGACATCCACTGGACCGACAACGTCCCGCCGCAGGAGATCGAGGGTCTGGAGGACGACGAGGACGTGGAGCTCGGCGTCACCCCGAGCGTCGACTACTGGTACCTGGCGATGAACCAGACCCGCCCGCCGTTCGACAACCGCGACTTCCGCCGCGGCGTCGCCTACGGCATCGACCGCGACGAGGTCACCGAGGCCGCCTGGTTCGGCGCGGCCACCACCAACCAGACCGCGATCCCGGAGCAGAGCGTCTGGTACCACGAGTACGCGCCGTTCGAGCACGACCCGGACCAGGCCGGCGAACTCATCGAGGCCAACGCCGCCGCCAGCCCGCAGCCGATGGGCCTCATGGTCACCGACGAGTACCCCGAGACCATCCAGGCCGCTCAGGTGATCCAGGCTCAGCTCGCCGAGGTCGGCGTCGAGATCGGCATCGAGCAGGAGGCCTTCGCGACCTGGCTGGACCGGCAGGCGGCCGGGGACTACGACGCGTTCCTGCTCGGCTGGCTGGGCAACCTGGACCCGTTCGGCTTCTACCACGCCCAGCACGTGTGCGAGGGAACGTCGAACTTCCAGGGCTACTGCAACCCGGAGGTCGACGAGCTGCTGAACCAGGCCGCGGCCGAGACCGACCAGGACGCCCGTAAGGCGCTCTACGACCAGGCGGCGGAGCTCATCGTCGACGACGTCAGCTACCTCTACCTGTACAACCCGGACGTCGTGCAGGCCTGGGCGCCGGACCTCGAGGGCTACGAGATCCGTCCGGACAAGGCGATCAACTTCGAGACGGTGAGGCTGCCGGAGTGA
- a CDS encoding YifB family Mg chelatase-like AAA ATPase, whose amino-acid sequence MTRLARCRSVVLIGVQGTVIDIDVHIGGMPGFTLVGLPDASLYEARDRVRAAVMSSQEPWPLQRITVSLSPASLPKRGSHFDLGVAVAILAAAEEVPLGGLDGVLFLGELALDGRLREVRGVLPAVLAAERAGLTRAVVPEPNAAEARLIPGMRVFGARSLRQVLAFLRGEPVPDEEPDDIQPDAWEAMDAAGLDLADVAGQHNAKLAVEIAAAGHHHLMLSGPPGAGKTMLARRLPSLLPDLSVDESLQVTSIHSVAGSLPAGRPLIVRPPFADPHHTSSAAAVVGGGSRIPKPGAASLAHRGVLFLDEAPEFSPRVLDSLRQPLESGEIVLARTGATAVFPARFLLVLAQNPCSCGNFGSTAQECTCSPESVRRYGQRLSGPVRDRVDMQVRVDAPSIADLDAAVESAEPSKAVADRVAEARARQERRLRDTPWRCNGELPGPYLRRELKLPAAATAPVYDELRRGRVTIRGADRILRVGWTVGDLAGHDQPTAEDMKTAVDLRLGQLT is encoded by the coding sequence GTGACGCGGCTCGCACGGTGCCGCAGCGTGGTGTTGATCGGCGTCCAGGGCACGGTCATCGACATCGACGTGCACATCGGCGGCATGCCCGGGTTCACGTTGGTCGGGCTGCCCGACGCCTCGCTGTACGAGGCGCGGGACCGGGTCCGTGCCGCCGTCATGTCCAGCCAGGAGCCCTGGCCGTTGCAGCGCATCACGGTCAGCCTGTCACCGGCCTCGCTGCCCAAGCGGGGAAGTCACTTCGACCTCGGCGTCGCGGTGGCCATCCTGGCGGCGGCCGAGGAGGTCCCGCTCGGCGGGCTCGACGGCGTGCTGTTCCTCGGCGAGCTGGCGCTGGACGGCCGGCTGCGTGAGGTCCGCGGCGTGCTCCCGGCGGTCCTCGCGGCCGAACGGGCCGGGCTGACCCGGGCCGTCGTGCCGGAGCCGAATGCGGCCGAGGCTCGGCTCATTCCGGGCATGCGGGTGTTCGGCGCCAGGTCGTTGCGTCAGGTGCTGGCGTTCTTGCGCGGCGAGCCCGTGCCCGACGAAGAGCCCGACGACATACAACCGGACGCCTGGGAGGCCATGGACGCGGCCGGCCTCGACCTGGCCGACGTCGCGGGGCAGCACAACGCGAAGCTGGCGGTCGAGATCGCGGCTGCCGGCCACCACCATCTCATGCTCAGCGGACCACCGGGCGCGGGTAAGACCATGCTGGCGCGCCGGCTCCCGTCCCTGCTCCCCGACCTCTCGGTCGACGAGTCGTTGCAGGTCACCTCCATCCATTCGGTGGCCGGCTCGCTTCCGGCGGGGCGGCCGCTGATCGTGCGCCCGCCGTTCGCCGACCCGCACCACACGTCGTCGGCGGCGGCCGTGGTGGGAGGCGGCAGCCGGATCCCCAAACCCGGAGCGGCCAGCCTGGCCCATCGCGGGGTGCTGTTCCTGGACGAGGCACCGGAGTTCTCGCCGCGGGTGCTGGATTCCCTGCGCCAGCCGCTGGAGAGCGGTGAGATCGTGCTGGCCCGCACCGGCGCCACCGCGGTCTTCCCGGCGCGGTTCCTGCTGGTGCTGGCGCAGAACCCGTGCTCGTGCGGCAACTTCGGCAGCACCGCGCAGGAGTGCACGTGTAGTCCCGAGTCGGTGCGCCGTTACGGCCAGCGGCTCTCCGGTCCGGTGCGCGACCGCGTCGACATGCAGGTTCGTGTCGACGCGCCGAGCATCGCCGACCTCGATGCCGCGGTCGAGTCGGCCGAGCCCAGCAAAGCCGTCGCGGACCGGGTGGCCGAGGCGCGGGCACGGCAGGAACGGCGATTGCGCGACACCCCGTGGCGGTGCAACGGAGAGCTTCCTGGTCCGTATCTGCGCCGCGAGCTGAAGCTCCCGGCCGCCGCGACGGCACCGGTGTACGACGAGCTGCGCCGCGGGCGGGTCACCATTCGTGGCGCGGACCGTATCCTGCGCGTCGGCTGGACGGTCGGTGACCTGGCCGGACACGACCAACCCACCGCCGAGGACATGAAGACCGCGGTCGACCTGCGGCTGGGGCAGCTGACATGA
- a CDS encoding ribonuclease HII, which produces MTISLTRRRIPVRRDAGIYAYERTLARSGFTTVAGADEAGRGACAGPLVVGAAVLKPGKRGEIPGLADSKLLTPAARERAYDEVVARALAWSVVIVPPDEVDRVGLHRSNIVAMRRALARLELTPSYVLTDGFPVSGLGVPGLAMWKGDQVAACIAAASVIAKVTRDRIMCELHERWPHYGFDAHKGYVTDDHQQALATHGPSPVHRRSYANVARVVSLGDEGLRGDPDL; this is translated from the coding sequence ATGACCATTTCCCTCACCCGTCGCCGCATCCCGGTCCGGCGCGACGCCGGGATCTACGCCTACGAGCGCACGCTCGCCCGGTCCGGGTTCACCACGGTCGCCGGCGCGGACGAAGCCGGGCGCGGCGCCTGCGCCGGCCCGCTGGTGGTGGGCGCGGCGGTGCTCAAGCCCGGCAAGCGCGGCGAGATCCCCGGGCTGGCCGATTCCAAGCTGCTGACGCCGGCGGCCCGCGAGCGCGCGTACGACGAGGTGGTCGCCCGTGCGCTCGCCTGGTCGGTCGTCATCGTCCCGCCCGACGAGGTCGACCGCGTCGGCCTGCACCGCTCCAACATCGTGGCGATGCGCCGGGCCCTCGCGCGGCTGGAGCTCACCCCCAGCTACGTGCTCACCGACGGCTTCCCGGTCAGCGGTCTGGGCGTGCCGGGCCTGGCGATGTGGAAAGGCGACCAAGTGGCCGCCTGCATCGCCGCGGCATCGGTGATCGCCAAGGTCACCCGCGACCGCATCATGTGCGAGTTGCACGAACGCTGGCCGCACTACGGCTTCGACGCCCACAAGGGCTATGTCACCGACGACCATCAGCAGGCCCTCGCCACGCACGGCCCGAGCCCGGTTCACCGTCGCTCGTACGCCAACGTCGCGCGCGTGGTATCCCTGGGAGACGAAGGCTTGAGAGGGGACCCCGACCTATGA
- a CDS encoding ABC transporter ATP-binding protein yields MSEPLLSVRDLNVTFRTRRGPAHVVNGISYDVHAGRTLAVVGESGSGKSVSSLALLGLLPAAVADVRGSAVFAGRELIGRGEEELRGVRGAGIGVVFQDPMTSLNPVLTVERQIGEALRAHEKVSNDGVRSRAAELLTEVGIPDATARLKAYPHQLSGGMRQRVMIAIALAGNPRVLIADEATTALDVTVQAQILELIARLQEDHGMGVVWITHDLGVVAGIADHVVVMYAGRCVEEGAVDELFDRPEHPYTRGLLGALPVVDDPRPARERDDLVTMPGLPPDPVDLPPGCAFHPRCPVRADARCATEVPPLLQVEGSAAAHRAATFYAGVGGDHA; encoded by the coding sequence GTGAGCGAGCCCCTGCTCAGCGTCCGCGACCTGAACGTGACGTTCCGGACCCGCCGCGGCCCGGCCCATGTCGTCAACGGCATCTCGTACGACGTGCACGCCGGCCGCACGCTCGCCGTCGTCGGCGAGTCCGGTTCGGGCAAGAGCGTCAGCTCGCTGGCCCTGCTCGGCCTGCTGCCGGCCGCCGTCGCCGACGTCCGCGGCAGCGCGGTCTTCGCCGGCCGCGAGCTGATCGGCCGCGGCGAGGAGGAGCTGCGTGGTGTGCGCGGCGCCGGCATCGGTGTCGTCTTCCAGGACCCGATGACGTCCCTCAACCCGGTCCTCACCGTGGAGCGGCAGATCGGCGAGGCACTGCGGGCGCACGAGAAGGTGTCGAACGACGGTGTCAGGTCGCGCGCCGCGGAGCTGCTCACCGAGGTGGGCATCCCGGACGCGACGGCCCGGTTGAAGGCCTACCCGCACCAGCTCTCCGGCGGCATGCGCCAGCGCGTCATGATCGCGATCGCGCTGGCCGGCAACCCGCGGGTGCTCATCGCCGACGAGGCGACCACCGCTCTCGATGTCACCGTCCAGGCGCAGATCCTCGAGCTGATCGCCCGGCTGCAGGAGGACCACGGCATGGGCGTCGTCTGGATCACCCACGACCTCGGCGTCGTCGCCGGCATCGCCGACCACGTGGTGGTCATGTACGCGGGCCGGTGCGTCGAGGAAGGCGCCGTCGACGAACTGTTCGACCGGCCCGAGCACCCGTACACGCGCGGCCTGCTCGGCGCGCTGCCGGTGGTCGACGACCCGCGGCCGGCGCGCGAACGCGACGACCTGGTGACCATGCCCGGACTGCCGCCGGACCCCGTCGACCTGCCGCCGGGTTGCGCCTTCCATCCGCGTTGCCCGGTGCGCGCGGACGCCCGATGCGCCACCGAGGTGCCGCCGCTGCTCCAGGTTGAGGGCAGCGCCGCCGCGCACCGCGCCGCGACGTTCTACGCGGGCGTCGGAGGTGACCACGCATGA
- a CDS encoding YraN family protein has translation MRVKDSIGAYGEQVAAEHLVRAGFVVVERNWRCDIGEVDIVAMDGPTVVVCEVKTRSGLGFGSGLEAVTRQKLARLHRLAARWLAENGARGTAVRVDVVAVHRRRVGPPVVVHVRGAQ, from the coding sequence GTGCGGGTCAAGGACAGCATCGGGGCCTACGGCGAGCAGGTCGCCGCCGAGCATCTGGTGCGGGCCGGGTTCGTCGTGGTCGAGCGCAACTGGCGCTGCGACATCGGCGAGGTCGACATCGTCGCCATGGACGGCCCGACGGTCGTGGTCTGCGAGGTGAAGACGCGCAGCGGCCTGGGATTCGGGTCCGGGCTGGAGGCGGTCACCAGGCAGAAGCTGGCGCGTTTGCACCGGCTGGCGGCGCGCTGGCTGGCCGAGAACGGCGCGCGCGGCACGGCGGTGCGCGTCGACGTGGTCGCCGTTCATCGCCGCCGGGTCGGGCCGCCGGTCGTCGTCCATGTGCGGGGTGCGCAGTGA
- a CDS encoding ABC transporter permease has protein sequence MTRYVLRRLLQSVAVLFGVSVLVFAIMQLVPGDPIQLALGQQADPETYAALRERAGLDDPVVVQYFTWIGGALTGDLGVSFRTGETVLSLIMERVPATLSLAGAAILVALLIAIPLGTISALRPRSPVDWFASLSSQAGLSVPDFWLGILLILLFAGTLGWLPSAGYTPLTEDPVEWARHLILPAITAGVSSGSILTRFVRSSVLESMGQDHVRTARAKGMRARDVLTWHVLRNALVPLVTVGGVQLAYLLSGVVVVEFVFAWPGLGQLAFQAVQSRDYPVLQGAVLLFAVIFLVVNLVVDLAYARLDPRITYRSAR, from the coding sequence GTGACCCGGTACGTCCTGCGCCGGCTGCTGCAGTCCGTCGCGGTGCTGTTCGGCGTCAGCGTGCTGGTCTTCGCGATCATGCAGCTGGTGCCGGGCGACCCGATCCAGCTGGCGCTGGGGCAGCAGGCCGACCCGGAGACGTACGCGGCGCTGCGTGAGCGCGCCGGGCTGGACGACCCCGTCGTCGTGCAGTACTTCACCTGGATCGGCGGCGCCCTCACCGGCGATCTCGGGGTCAGCTTCCGCACCGGAGAGACCGTGCTGTCGCTGATCATGGAGCGGGTGCCGGCGACGTTGTCGCTGGCGGGTGCGGCCATCCTGGTCGCGCTGCTCATCGCGATCCCGCTGGGCACAATCTCCGCGCTGCGGCCGCGCAGCCCGGTGGACTGGTTCGCCAGCCTGTCCAGCCAGGCCGGGCTGAGCGTGCCGGACTTCTGGCTCGGCATCCTGCTCATCCTGCTGTTCGCCGGCACGCTGGGCTGGCTGCCGTCGGCGGGCTACACGCCGCTGACGGAGGACCCGGTGGAGTGGGCCCGGCACCTGATCCTGCCGGCCATCACCGCGGGCGTCTCCAGCGGGTCGATTCTCACGCGATTCGTCCGCTCGTCGGTACTGGAGTCGATGGGCCAGGACCACGTCCGCACCGCGCGGGCCAAAGGCATGCGCGCCCGCGACGTGTTGACGTGGCACGTGTTGCGCAACGCGCTCGTGCCGCTGGTGACGGTGGGCGGCGTGCAACTGGCGTACCTGCTGTCCGGCGTGGTGGTCGTGGAGTTCGTCTTCGCCTGGCCCGGCCTCGGCCAACTGGCGTTCCAGGCCGTGCAGTCACGCGACTACCCGGTGCTCCAGGGCGCGGTGCTGCTGTTCGCCGTCATCTTCTTGGTCGTGAACCTCGTGGTGGACCTCGCCTACGCGAGGCTGGATCCGCGCATCACCTACCGGAGCGCACGATGA
- a CDS encoding DUF2469 domain-containing protein — protein sequence MSAEDLEKYETEMELSLYREYRDVVGLFSYVVETERRFYLTNNVDFQVRGEGGDVYFEVTMSDAWVWDMYRPARFVKNVKVVTFKDVNVEELAKSDLEIPKP from the coding sequence ATGAGTGCTGAGGATCTCGAGAAGTACGAGACCGAGATGGAGCTCTCGCTGTACCGCGAGTACCGCGACGTGGTCGGCCTGTTCTCGTACGTGGTGGAGACGGAGCGACGTTTCTACCTGACCAACAACGTCGACTTCCAGGTCCGCGGCGAGGGCGGCGACGTCTACTTCGAGGTCACCATGAGCGACGCCTGGGTGTGGGACATGTACCGCCCGGCCCGCTTCGTCAAGAACGTGAAGGTCGTGACCTTCAAGGACGTCAACGTCGAAGAGCTCGCCAAGAGCGACTTGGAGATCCCCAAGCCCTGA
- a CDS encoding peptidoglycan DD-metalloendopeptidase family protein: MNPILATSVASLIAAVTALASAAGWVYPIGPPAGPAPVVHGFDPPDSPWLAGHRGTDLAGTAGAEVRAAGPGRVTYAGPLAGRGVVVIDHGTVRTTYEPVTASVTVGDAVIAGQAVGTLAAAGSHCAPDICLHWGAREGDRYVDPLALVGAAGGDVRLLPLDDRTLSGAPPPRPPAPAGLGWPVASPRVTSPFGMRVHPVTGIYKLHDGTDFGTACGTPVRAAAAGRVTDAGTRGAYGLQVTVDHGTIRGTPVSTSYSHLSALSVTPGQTLATGRPVGRAGDTGMSTGCHLHFMVYAGGRVTDPMPWLPAGRRPLT, from the coding sequence ATGAACCCGATCCTCGCCACCAGCGTCGCATCCCTCATCGCTGCCGTCACCGCTCTGGCGTCGGCCGCCGGCTGGGTCTATCCGATCGGCCCGCCGGCCGGGCCGGCCCCCGTCGTGCACGGTTTCGACCCGCCCGACAGTCCGTGGCTCGCCGGCCACCGCGGCACCGACCTGGCGGGGACCGCCGGCGCCGAGGTCAGAGCCGCCGGGCCGGGCCGGGTCACCTACGCGGGCCCACTCGCCGGGCGCGGCGTCGTCGTGATCGACCACGGGACGGTGCGCACCACGTACGAGCCCGTGACGGCGTCGGTCACGGTCGGTGATGCGGTCATCGCCGGACAGGCCGTCGGGACCCTCGCGGCAGCGGGTAGCCACTGCGCCCCGGACATCTGCCTGCACTGGGGCGCACGGGAGGGCGACCGCTACGTCGACCCGCTCGCCCTGGTCGGCGCCGCCGGGGGCGACGTTCGGCTCCTCCCGCTCGACGATCGGACGCTGTCGGGTGCGCCACCGCCGCGGCCGCCCGCGCCGGCCGGGCTCGGCTGGCCGGTGGCGTCGCCGCGGGTCACCTCACCGTTCGGCATGCGCGTTCACCCCGTCACCGGCATCTACAAGCTGCACGACGGCACCGACTTCGGTACCGCATGCGGGACACCTGTCCGCGCCGCGGCGGCCGGCCGGGTCACCGATGCCGGCACCCGCGGCGCGTACGGCCTGCAGGTCACGGTGGACCACGGAACCATCCGCGGCACTCCGGTCAGCACGTCGTACAGCCACCTGTCGGCGTTGTCGGTGACGCCCGGGCAGACACTTGCGACGGGGCGGCCCGTCGGCCGGGCCGGCGACACCGGCATGTCCACCGGCTGCCACCTGCATTTCATGGTCTACGCCGGCGGCCGGGTCACCGACCCGATGCCGTGGCTGCCCGCCGGCCGGCGTCCGCTCACCTAG